One stretch of Cervus canadensis isolate Bull #8, Minnesota chromosome 5, ASM1932006v1, whole genome shotgun sequence DNA includes these proteins:
- the ENTPD8 gene encoding ectonucleoside triphosphate diphosphohydrolase 8 isoform X2 — protein MVQLPPRGLLLLIDSPAGVGHLSPREDEGRSSQRSRGAPRGPTGASPAPTMGLTWKQRVFKALLGAATVSGLTALLLILVGTVNVLLPTDTKFGIVFDAGSSHTSLFVYQWPADKENDTGVVSQALACQAEGPGISSYASDPARVGESLQGCLEEALALIPKAKHHETPMFLGATAGMRLLSLKNRSQAEDVFAAVSQALGQSPADFRGAELLTGQDEGAFGWITVNYVLGLLVKYSFSGEWIQPLEETLVGALDMGGASTQITFVPGGPILDKTTQATFRLYGADHTVYTHSYLCFGRDQALSRLLVELVQASPGLLVRHPCYHSGYRDTLALAPLYESPCILAAAPPDLSQNLTVEGTGNPGACIEALRKLFNFSSCDGRADCAFAGVYQPPVQGQFYAFSSFYYTFHFLNLTSRPSLSEANATIWEFCLQPWKLVEASAPLGQDRWLRDYCASGLYILTLLVEGYGFSEETWSGLEFRQQAGSTDIGWTLGYMLNLTNLIPAEAPAQWRAQSFSIWTAGVVFVVLTLTATLGAVVVHVFWLQD, from the exons ATGGTCCAGCTCCCTCCTCGCGGCCTCCTGCTGCTCATCGACAGCCCAG CAGGAGTGGGCCACCTGAGCCCCAGGGAGGACGAGGGGCGCTCCAGCCAGCGGAGTCGGGGTGCCCCCCGCGGCCCCACAGGTGCCAGTCCCGCCCCCACCATGGGGCTGACCTGGAAGCAGCGGGTCTTCAAGGCTCTGCTGGGTGCCGCCACGGTCTCAGGCCTCACCGCGCTACTTCTCATCCTGGTGGGGACCGTCAACGTCCTCCTGCCTACAGACACCAAG TTCGGGATCGTGTTCGACGCTGGGTCCTCCCACACATCCCTCTTTGTGTATCAGTGGCCGGCCGACAAGGAGAACGACACGGGCGTGGTCAGCCAGGCCCTGGCCTGCCAGGCGGAAG GGCCTGGAATCTCTTCCTATGCCTCCGACCCTGCACGGGTCGGCGAGAGCCTgcagggctgcctggaggaggcgcTAGCACTGATCCCAAAGGCCAAGCATCACGAGACACCCATGTTCCTGGGGGCCACTGCCGGCATGCGGCTGCTCAG CCTCAAGAATCGCTCGCAGGCGGAGGACGTCTTCGCCGCGGTcagccaggccctgggccagTCCCCGGCAGACTTCCGGGGCGCAGAGCTCCTGACAGGGCAGGACGAAGGCGCCTTTGGTTGGATCACCGTCAACTACGTCCTGGGCCTGCTGGTGAAG TACTCCTTCTCTGGAGAATGGATCCAGCCCCTGGAGGAGACGCTGGTGGGCGCCCTGGACATGGGTGGGGCCTCCACCCAGATTACCTTTGTACCTGGAGGCCCCATCCTGGACAAGACCACCCAGGCCACCTTCCGCCTCTACGGCGCCGACCACACCGTCTACACTCACAGCTACCTCTGCTTCGGGCGCGACCAGGCGCTGAGCAGGCTGCTGGTCGAGCTGGTGCAG GCCAGCCCAGGCCTCCTGGTTCGCCACCCTTGCTACCACAGCGGCTACCGGGACACGCTGGCCCTGGCGCCCCTGTATGAGTCGCCCTGCATCCTGGCAGCAGCGCCCCCGGACCTCAGCCAGAACCTCACTGTGGAGGGCACGGGGAACCCCGGGGCCTGCATTGAGGCCCTCCGGAAGCTCTTCAACTTCTCCAGCTGTGACGGCCGAGCAGACTGTGCCTTCGCCGGGGTCTACCAGCCCCCCGTGCAGGGCCAGTTCTAC gctttctccagcttCTACTACACCTTCCACTTCCTGAACCTCACCTCCAGGCCGTCACTGAGCGAGGCCAACGCCACCATCTGGGAGTTCTGCCTGCAGCCCTGGAAGCTG GTGGAGGCGAGCGCGCCCCTGGGCCAGGACCGCTGGCTGCGGGACTACTGTGCCTCGGGCCTGTACATCCTCACACTCCTGGTCGAGGGCTACGGGTTCAGCGAGGAGACCTGGAGCGGCCTCGAGTTCCGCCAGCAG GCTGGCAGCACCGACATCGGCTGGACGCTGGGCTACATGCTGAACCTGACCAACCTGATCCCGGCCGAGGCGCCCGCGCAGTGGCGGGCGCAGAGCTTCAGCATCTGGACAGCCGGGGTCGTCTTCGTGGTGCTGACACTCACGGCCACGCTGGGGGCCGTGGTGGTGCACGTCTTCTGGCTCCAGGACTAG
- the ENTPD8 gene encoding ectonucleoside triphosphate diphosphohydrolase 8 isoform X1, whose protein sequence is MVQLPPRGLLLLIDSPGVGHLSPREDEGRSSQRSRGAPRGPTGASPAPTMGLTWKQRVFKALLGAATVSGLTALLLILVGTVNVLLPTDTKFGIVFDAGSSHTSLFVYQWPADKENDTGVVSQALACQAEGPGISSYASDPARVGESLQGCLEEALALIPKAKHHETPMFLGATAGMRLLSLKNRSQAEDVFAAVSQALGQSPADFRGAELLTGQDEGAFGWITVNYVLGLLVKYSFSGEWIQPLEETLVGALDMGGASTQITFVPGGPILDKTTQATFRLYGADHTVYTHSYLCFGRDQALSRLLVELVQASPGLLVRHPCYHSGYRDTLALAPLYESPCILAAAPPDLSQNLTVEGTGNPGACIEALRKLFNFSSCDGRADCAFAGVYQPPVQGQFYAFSSFYYTFHFLNLTSRPSLSEANATIWEFCLQPWKLVEASAPLGQDRWLRDYCASGLYILTLLVEGYGFSEETWSGLEFRQQAGSTDIGWTLGYMLNLTNLIPAEAPAQWRAQSFSIWTAGVVFVVLTLTATLGAVVVHVFWLQD, encoded by the exons ATGGTCCAGCTCCCTCCTCGCGGCCTCCTGCTGCTCATCGACAGCCCAG GAGTGGGCCACCTGAGCCCCAGGGAGGACGAGGGGCGCTCCAGCCAGCGGAGTCGGGGTGCCCCCCGCGGCCCCACAGGTGCCAGTCCCGCCCCCACCATGGGGCTGACCTGGAAGCAGCGGGTCTTCAAGGCTCTGCTGGGTGCCGCCACGGTCTCAGGCCTCACCGCGCTACTTCTCATCCTGGTGGGGACCGTCAACGTCCTCCTGCCTACAGACACCAAG TTCGGGATCGTGTTCGACGCTGGGTCCTCCCACACATCCCTCTTTGTGTATCAGTGGCCGGCCGACAAGGAGAACGACACGGGCGTGGTCAGCCAGGCCCTGGCCTGCCAGGCGGAAG GGCCTGGAATCTCTTCCTATGCCTCCGACCCTGCACGGGTCGGCGAGAGCCTgcagggctgcctggaggaggcgcTAGCACTGATCCCAAAGGCCAAGCATCACGAGACACCCATGTTCCTGGGGGCCACTGCCGGCATGCGGCTGCTCAG CCTCAAGAATCGCTCGCAGGCGGAGGACGTCTTCGCCGCGGTcagccaggccctgggccagTCCCCGGCAGACTTCCGGGGCGCAGAGCTCCTGACAGGGCAGGACGAAGGCGCCTTTGGTTGGATCACCGTCAACTACGTCCTGGGCCTGCTGGTGAAG TACTCCTTCTCTGGAGAATGGATCCAGCCCCTGGAGGAGACGCTGGTGGGCGCCCTGGACATGGGTGGGGCCTCCACCCAGATTACCTTTGTACCTGGAGGCCCCATCCTGGACAAGACCACCCAGGCCACCTTCCGCCTCTACGGCGCCGACCACACCGTCTACACTCACAGCTACCTCTGCTTCGGGCGCGACCAGGCGCTGAGCAGGCTGCTGGTCGAGCTGGTGCAG GCCAGCCCAGGCCTCCTGGTTCGCCACCCTTGCTACCACAGCGGCTACCGGGACACGCTGGCCCTGGCGCCCCTGTATGAGTCGCCCTGCATCCTGGCAGCAGCGCCCCCGGACCTCAGCCAGAACCTCACTGTGGAGGGCACGGGGAACCCCGGGGCCTGCATTGAGGCCCTCCGGAAGCTCTTCAACTTCTCCAGCTGTGACGGCCGAGCAGACTGTGCCTTCGCCGGGGTCTACCAGCCCCCCGTGCAGGGCCAGTTCTAC gctttctccagcttCTACTACACCTTCCACTTCCTGAACCTCACCTCCAGGCCGTCACTGAGCGAGGCCAACGCCACCATCTGGGAGTTCTGCCTGCAGCCCTGGAAGCTG GTGGAGGCGAGCGCGCCCCTGGGCCAGGACCGCTGGCTGCGGGACTACTGTGCCTCGGGCCTGTACATCCTCACACTCCTGGTCGAGGGCTACGGGTTCAGCGAGGAGACCTGGAGCGGCCTCGAGTTCCGCCAGCAG GCTGGCAGCACCGACATCGGCTGGACGCTGGGCTACATGCTGAACCTGACCAACCTGATCCCGGCCGAGGCGCCCGCGCAGTGGCGGGCGCAGAGCTTCAGCATCTGGACAGCCGGGGTCGTCTTCGTGGTGCTGACACTCACGGCCACGCTGGGGGCCGTGGTGGTGCACGTCTTCTGGCTCCAGGACTAG
- the ENTPD8 gene encoding ectonucleoside triphosphate diphosphohydrolase 8 isoform X3, producing the protein MGLTWKQRVFKALLGAATVSGLTALLLILVGTVNVLLPTDTKFGIVFDAGSSHTSLFVYQWPADKENDTGVVSQALACQAEGPGISSYASDPARVGESLQGCLEEALALIPKAKHHETPMFLGATAGMRLLSLKNRSQAEDVFAAVSQALGQSPADFRGAELLTGQDEGAFGWITVNYVLGLLVKYSFSGEWIQPLEETLVGALDMGGASTQITFVPGGPILDKTTQATFRLYGADHTVYTHSYLCFGRDQALSRLLVELVQASPGLLVRHPCYHSGYRDTLALAPLYESPCILAAAPPDLSQNLTVEGTGNPGACIEALRKLFNFSSCDGRADCAFAGVYQPPVQGQFYAFSSFYYTFHFLNLTSRPSLSEANATIWEFCLQPWKLVEASAPLGQDRWLRDYCASGLYILTLLVEGYGFSEETWSGLEFRQQAGSTDIGWTLGYMLNLTNLIPAEAPAQWRAQSFSIWTAGVVFVVLTLTATLGAVVVHVFWLQD; encoded by the exons ATGGGGCTGACCTGGAAGCAGCGGGTCTTCAAGGCTCTGCTGGGTGCCGCCACGGTCTCAGGCCTCACCGCGCTACTTCTCATCCTGGTGGGGACCGTCAACGTCCTCCTGCCTACAGACACCAAG TTCGGGATCGTGTTCGACGCTGGGTCCTCCCACACATCCCTCTTTGTGTATCAGTGGCCGGCCGACAAGGAGAACGACACGGGCGTGGTCAGCCAGGCCCTGGCCTGCCAGGCGGAAG GGCCTGGAATCTCTTCCTATGCCTCCGACCCTGCACGGGTCGGCGAGAGCCTgcagggctgcctggaggaggcgcTAGCACTGATCCCAAAGGCCAAGCATCACGAGACACCCATGTTCCTGGGGGCCACTGCCGGCATGCGGCTGCTCAG CCTCAAGAATCGCTCGCAGGCGGAGGACGTCTTCGCCGCGGTcagccaggccctgggccagTCCCCGGCAGACTTCCGGGGCGCAGAGCTCCTGACAGGGCAGGACGAAGGCGCCTTTGGTTGGATCACCGTCAACTACGTCCTGGGCCTGCTGGTGAAG TACTCCTTCTCTGGAGAATGGATCCAGCCCCTGGAGGAGACGCTGGTGGGCGCCCTGGACATGGGTGGGGCCTCCACCCAGATTACCTTTGTACCTGGAGGCCCCATCCTGGACAAGACCACCCAGGCCACCTTCCGCCTCTACGGCGCCGACCACACCGTCTACACTCACAGCTACCTCTGCTTCGGGCGCGACCAGGCGCTGAGCAGGCTGCTGGTCGAGCTGGTGCAG GCCAGCCCAGGCCTCCTGGTTCGCCACCCTTGCTACCACAGCGGCTACCGGGACACGCTGGCCCTGGCGCCCCTGTATGAGTCGCCCTGCATCCTGGCAGCAGCGCCCCCGGACCTCAGCCAGAACCTCACTGTGGAGGGCACGGGGAACCCCGGGGCCTGCATTGAGGCCCTCCGGAAGCTCTTCAACTTCTCCAGCTGTGACGGCCGAGCAGACTGTGCCTTCGCCGGGGTCTACCAGCCCCCCGTGCAGGGCCAGTTCTAC gctttctccagcttCTACTACACCTTCCACTTCCTGAACCTCACCTCCAGGCCGTCACTGAGCGAGGCCAACGCCACCATCTGGGAGTTCTGCCTGCAGCCCTGGAAGCTG GTGGAGGCGAGCGCGCCCCTGGGCCAGGACCGCTGGCTGCGGGACTACTGTGCCTCGGGCCTGTACATCCTCACACTCCTGGTCGAGGGCTACGGGTTCAGCGAGGAGACCTGGAGCGGCCTCGAGTTCCGCCAGCAG GCTGGCAGCACCGACATCGGCTGGACGCTGGGCTACATGCTGAACCTGACCAACCTGATCCCGGCCGAGGCGCCCGCGCAGTGGCGGGCGCAGAGCTTCAGCATCTGGACAGCCGGGGTCGTCTTCGTGGTGCTGACACTCACGGCCACGCTGGGGGCCGTGGTGGTGCACGTCTTCTGGCTCCAGGACTAG